Genomic segment of Polyangiaceae bacterium:
GCGTCAGATCCGCGGACTCGAGTCGCACGGAAGTGTAGGCCGGCAGCTCGAGGCCGAGGGCGCTGCGCAAGAGCATGGGCGCCAACTCCGGGAAGTTGCGAAACAGCTCGACCAGCGCTTCGTGCGAGAACGACGGCACGGGCCGAAGGTAGCATCGGGACGCGGGGATTTCTCCTTTAGCCGCCTCTCCCGAACCCAGCTACAATCCGAGAATGCTGGAGCGCGACGGGAGGGTGATCGACGGCGAGCTCAGCCCGCGCGCGCGCCGGCGCGTGGGCGAAAACACGCGTCCGGGGTTTCGACTTCGCGCGCCCCGAGCGTGTCTGGGTGCGCGGCGCAGAAGTGCGCGAACGCATCGGGGGAAATCGCTGCGCAGTACGACGCTCGCGTCCAACGTCAGCTTCGGTGCGAGAGACTACGACCCGACGGTGGGGAGGTGGACCGCCCAGGATCCATTGAGGAGAACTGGTGGACACTGGGTTGAGTCGTATCGAAGTGGCGCCTACTCGTATGCGGACGGTGACCCGATCAACCTGTTCGACTTCGACGGGCGCAAGGTCTCGCAGAAGTGCATGGACAATTGCACTCCTCACTGCGTGGACATCCAGCACGACTGCGTGAAGAAGGAGAAAGAGAAGTGCAAGAAGCAGAAGCAGAAACCAGACTGGTGTTCGGGAGGAAGTGACACTGAAGACGATTGCGACAAGATCGCCTACGACCTCTGCAAGGAGGGCCATTTGGGCTGCATCAAGAACTGTGAGGAGAAGTGTGAGAAGGGCGACTGGGCGTCAGCCGGCCCTTAGACGGCTCGCACCATGGGTTCTGTCGTGCAGAAGCGGACCATGGCCTGGTTCGTCGCCGGACTGGTCAGCGTAGCGGCAATGGCGGCCCTGGGGACTCGTCGTTGGCTTGGCCCCAAGGTTATTTGTCCCAAGGTGGCGGAGAGCAGCACGGCAGAAGTGCCTGCCCCCGGCAGCCCCGAGTCACGAGCGGTTGGCGTCGCGATCCACGATCTCCGTGAAGTTGATGCCGGACCGGGCGGGTTCTTCCTTGTTGTCGATGAGCCGTACTTGGATGGTCCGCTCAATGCGACCGTCAAGGTCCAGTCCGTCCAACCGACCGCCTTCGGTTGGACCGCTCGCGTTGCAGTGGCGGCTGAAGGCGACAAGGACGACACATTCATCTCTGTCCGGGAGGGGTCTCGGATTGCGGTAGTAGTCGATGGGCACGTTCGCCGTCTGATAGTTGAGTTCGTGAACTCGGCTGGCGTTGTCTTTCGCCGAGAACCGGCCGAGCCGGGGTCTCCCTAGTCCTGGTGTGACCCGCTCTCTCACCCCGCGCGCTTCTCGAGCTTCTGGCGAGCGAGCAGGGCGTCGATCATGCGGACGATGGTCTTGCGGTCGGCGTCGGGGAGCTTCTCGACCTCGCGGAGCTTGCGCCAGAGGCGGGTGTGGCGGGGGTGGACGGGCTCACGCTCGCGCTCGTTGCCGAGCAACACGTTGACGCTAACGCCGAGGATTTCGGCGAGCTTGGGCAGCAGGTGTCCCGGGGGCCTGCCGCTCTCGCGCTCGTAGTAGGTGACGACGCGCTGGGAGATGCCGAGCAGCTCGCCGAGCTCGGTCTGGGTGTAGCCGCGGGCCTTGCGGAGGCGGGCTAGCCGGTCCCCGAACATCTCTTCACCGTTGGCGGAGCGAGCGGCTTTCGAGCGAGCGGAGGCGGAGCTCTTGCGGGCCATCGTGCGTGTGAGCGCATTGTAGGGGCACCTCCGGAAATCGCTTGGCACAGGTACACGAAAATCGTATATCCGTCAACACGGCTGGAATTGCGAAGATGGTGCTTGACAGCTTTTTGCTGCGGGAGGCGCGATGGCCCGGATCCCCGACGACGAGATCGAGCAGCTAAAGACGCGGGTTTCGCTGGAGCGGCTGGC
This window contains:
- a CDS encoding helix-turn-helix transcriptional regulator — its product is MFGDRLARLRKARGYTQTELGELLGISQRVVTYYERESGRPPGHLLPKLAEILGVSVNVLLGNEREREPVHPRHTRLWRKLREVEKLPDADRKTIVRMIDALLARQKLEKRAG